The following are encoded together in the Corynebacterium jeikeium genome:
- the menD gene encoding 2-succinyl-5-enolpyruvyl-6-hydroxy-3-cyclohexene-1-carboxylic-acid synthase, with the protein MTNADSSSQDPAQDPTQGSGTRSAADSAAHSAALTSPIAVRAGLVLVDQLIRSGVREAVLCPGSRNSPLNLAFVEAERVGRVRLHVRTDERSAAFLALGLAKVSRRPVPVVMTSGTAVANCLPAMVEATLSGVPLVVLSANRPLSMLGSGANQTIDQAEIFGTHSVCTLNTGELALEGAAAGAAGELRDLVRKLINAATDPIDGGGAHLDVPLREPLVPPTLDELSLWAGEIAAAEDAATTEGAHDSHAPSQPTRGPRKLPYGQVEVDLSRRTLVIAGSVSDVAWARSIMDELADVPTVAEPVAPAPDFPVHSAAVDMFSTQVVSDGEHSAVTIPEQIVVIGRPTLHRGVTKLLANKDINVIALSDTRNVTDVFDNVDEVGSTVRPRGEQPESWLQVARAISDMGVNQVRDGLAEREPFTAVHAVAVVADALRDGDLLVLGASTAVRDASRAGLPFDGVQAIANRGAAGIDGTISTAVGAAMAHAHADPTAIRAPRTIAVMGDLTFAHDLGGLNIGPLEPRPDNLLIVLTNDSGGGIFETLEPGAENLRTFADGTAAFERVFGTPLDLDFAELCAGFGVEHKLATSVEELATVIDEHAEIGGSGITVLEVKVSRRGRQEIEKRIAGTR; encoded by the coding sequence GTGACTAACGCTGATAGTTCTTCCCAGGATCCGGCTCAGGACCCGACTCAAGGCTCTGGCACACGCTCTGCCGCAGATTCTGCAGCGCACTCCGCCGCGCTGACTAGCCCCATTGCAGTGCGTGCGGGGTTGGTGCTGGTTGACCAGCTGATTCGCAGCGGTGTGCGCGAGGCAGTGCTGTGCCCCGGCTCGCGGAACTCGCCGCTGAACCTGGCGTTCGTGGAAGCGGAAAGGGTCGGGCGGGTGCGCCTGCACGTCCGCACAGACGAGCGTTCGGCAGCTTTCCTAGCGCTGGGGTTGGCGAAGGTATCGCGGCGGCCGGTGCCGGTCGTCATGACTTCCGGAACGGCCGTGGCCAACTGCCTGCCGGCCATGGTGGAGGCCACGCTCTCTGGCGTGCCACTGGTTGTGCTCTCGGCGAATCGGCCGCTTTCCATGCTGGGCTCGGGAGCCAACCAGACCATCGACCAGGCGGAGATTTTCGGCACCCATTCCGTATGCACCCTGAACACTGGCGAACTGGCGCTGGAAGGCGCCGCTGCAGGTGCCGCAGGGGAGCTCCGCGACCTGGTGCGCAAGCTAATCAATGCCGCCACAGATCCCATCGACGGCGGCGGAGCCCACCTGGACGTGCCGCTGCGGGAACCGCTCGTGCCGCCGACGCTGGACGAGCTATCGCTGTGGGCGGGCGAAATCGCCGCCGCTGAAGATGCGGCAACGACCGAGGGTGCGCACGACTCGCACGCTCCCAGCCAGCCCACCCGCGGCCCCCGGAAGCTGCCCTATGGCCAGGTCGAGGTGGACCTCTCCCGCCGCACGCTCGTCATCGCGGGCTCCGTCAGCGACGTCGCCTGGGCGCGTTCGATCATGGACGAACTAGCGGACGTGCCAACCGTCGCGGAACCCGTCGCCCCGGCACCCGACTTCCCCGTGCACAGTGCGGCCGTAGACATGTTCAGTACCCAGGTCGTAAGCGACGGCGAACACTCGGCGGTCACCATCCCGGAACAGATCGTGGTGATCGGTCGGCCAACCCTCCACCGTGGCGTCACAAAGCTCCTGGCCAACAAGGACATCAACGTCATCGCCCTCAGCGACACCCGTAACGTCACCGATGTTTTCGACAATGTTGATGAGGTCGGCAGCACCGTCCGGCCGCGCGGCGAGCAGCCGGAAAGTTGGCTGCAGGTCGCCCGCGCCATCAGCGACATGGGCGTGAATCAGGTCCGCGACGGGTTGGCCGAGCGCGAACCGTTCACCGCGGTGCATGCTGTGGCCGTTGTTGCGGACGCCCTGCGCGACGGGGACCTCCTGGTACTAGGGGCGTCTACGGCGGTGCGGGATGCCTCCCGCGCCGGGCTGCCTTTTGACGGCGTGCAGGCGATCGCCAACCGTGGGGCGGCGGGGATCGACGGGACTATCTCCACCGCCGTGGGCGCGGCGATGGCGCACGCCCACGCCGACCCGACTGCGATCCGCGCGCCGCGCACCATCGCCGTGATGGGGGATCTGACATTCGCCCACGACCTCGGCGGGCTGAACATCGGGCCGCTCGAGCCGCGCCCCGACAACCTGCTGATCGTGCTGACCAACGATAGTGGCGGCGGGATCTTCGAAACCCTCGAGCCCGGTGCCGAGAACTTGCGCACCTTCGCCGACGGCACCGCTGCCTTCGAGCGGGTCTTCGGCACGCCACTGGACCTGGACTTCGCGGAGCTCTGCGCCGGGTTCGGAGTGGAACACAAGCTGGCTACCAGCGTGGAAGAACTCGCCACAGTTATCGACGAGCACGCCGAAATCGGCGGAAGCGGGATCACGGTGCTGGAAGTAAAGGTGAGCAGGCGTGGGCGTCAAGAAATAGAAAAAAGAATTGCGGGCACACGATGA
- a CDS encoding ATP-binding cassette domain-containing protein yields MKLSIEELSFSYRKILGKKPVLRSITGTFNEGVTGILGPNGSGKSTLLNIVTGRLKSPKGSVCLVTEHGRKTMDEYQRNSSIGYLPQRFTFVPGMCVKDTVEYVGWVNGLTGKQLNRAVENSLDVVRLNEQQVLKAGALSGGQRQRLGLACVLVHEPEVMILDEPTTGLDPESRMLMRKCIADAASDDRLVLISTHHMEDLRYLADDVWVIAEGQLLYSGSLEGMGEGLATSDDLRYGTEFEAGYSDLVQSLRSQNGESPKHD; encoded by the coding sequence ATGAAACTGTCAATAGAAGAACTGAGCTTCTCGTATAGGAAGATCCTTGGTAAGAAGCCAGTGTTGCGCTCCATTACCGGAACTTTTAATGAAGGTGTCACGGGTATCTTGGGGCCGAATGGTTCCGGTAAGAGTACCTTGCTGAATATTGTCACTGGTCGGTTGAAATCCCCGAAGGGTTCAGTCTGCCTGGTGACAGAGCATGGGCGGAAAACGATGGATGAGTATCAGAGAAACTCTTCTATTGGCTACTTACCGCAGCGTTTCACGTTTGTTCCCGGGATGTGTGTCAAAGACACTGTTGAATATGTTGGATGGGTTAATGGTCTAACGGGGAAGCAACTTAATCGTGCTGTGGAAAATTCGCTTGATGTTGTTCGTCTGAATGAGCAGCAAGTGCTGAAGGCTGGTGCGCTCTCGGGTGGACAACGGCAACGGCTTGGACTCGCGTGCGTCCTTGTACACGAGCCGGAGGTAATGATTCTCGACGAGCCCACTACAGGGTTGGATCCGGAATCGAGAATGCTAATGCGGAAATGCATTGCCGACGCTGCTAGCGATGACAGGCTCGTTCTTATTTCTACCCACCATATGGAAGATCTTCGGTATCTGGCTGATGATGTATGGGTCATAGCAGAGGGGCAGCTCCTGTACTCCGGGTCGCTCGAGGGTATGGGAGAGGGGCTGGCTACCAGCGATGACCTTCGATATGGAACTGAGTTTGAAGCTGGGTACTCGGACTTGGTTCAGAGTCTGCGATCCCAGAATGGGGAGAGTCCGAAGCATGATTAG
- a CDS encoding DoxX family protein — MNIFKDVCITISRILVGIVLIAHGWQKYNSWTIDGTAKSFDSMGVPWPNASAQIATYFELAAGVLLILGLLVRIVGPLLFIQMAFAFGFAHWGKGVFVADGGWELVGVLGAAGLALAASGSGRFSLDYLFMTPVRARKERKEKAAQEANGSYTPAAAPAGAAGAPNAAPNAAPNTGQSPYGSYGSANQGSNFQGSNYQGSNFQGSPAQAPNNQSSNFWGNNQGNKSQNSKPWNNRGNDGYAGYTIGGTDNAGSAGAAGVAGGAGAAGMTNGSDADAPTTQWNSDQSGGPSSNNSFGGFSSSGSDSGSDSGSSGGDGGGDGGGGD; from the coding sequence ATGAATATTTTTAAAGATGTTTGCATCACGATTTCCCGCATACTCGTGGGCATCGTGCTGATTGCCCACGGTTGGCAAAAGTACAATTCCTGGACCATCGACGGCACTGCTAAATCTTTCGATTCCATGGGTGTGCCGTGGCCAAACGCCTCCGCGCAGATCGCAACCTACTTCGAGCTCGCCGCGGGCGTGCTGCTGATCCTTGGCCTACTGGTCCGGATCGTCGGCCCACTGCTGTTTATCCAAATGGCCTTCGCTTTTGGCTTCGCTCACTGGGGCAAGGGTGTCTTCGTCGCCGATGGCGGCTGGGAGCTCGTCGGGGTTCTGGGCGCGGCGGGCCTCGCCCTGGCTGCGTCCGGCTCGGGTCGCTTTAGCTTGGACTATCTCTTTATGACGCCCGTACGTGCCCGCAAGGAACGTAAGGAGAAGGCAGCGCAGGAGGCCAACGGTAGCTATACTCCCGCAGCCGCGCCTGCCGGAGCGGCTGGAGCCCCGAACGCAGCTCCAAATGCTGCTCCGAATACTGGCCAGAGCCCGTACGGCAGCTATGGGTCCGCCAACCAGGGCTCTAACTTCCAGGGCTCCAATTACCAGGGTTCTAATTTCCAGGGCTCGCCCGCGCAGGCCCCCAACAACCAGAGTTCCAACTTCTGGGGCAACAACCAGGGCAATAAGTCCCAGAACAGTAAACCCTGGAACAATCGAGGAAACGACGGCTACGCTGGCTACACCATCGGTGGCACGGACAACGCTGGCAGTGCTGGCGCCGCTGGCGTTGCCGGTGGCGCCGGTGCGGCGGGCATGACGAACGGCAGCGACGCTGATGCCCCTACCACCCAGTGGAACAGCGACCAGAGCGGTGGCCCCTCCAGCAACAACAGTTTTGGCGGCTTCTCCAGCTCCGGTTCAGATTCCGGCTCGGACAGCGGCTCCAGCGGTGGAGACGGCGGCGGAGATGGCGGCGGTGGCGACTAA
- a CDS encoding 1,4-dihydroxy-2-naphthoyl-CoA synthase: MTDSSNNPFKPELWRPVDAPGVNNFTDITYHRHVGEGRANGIVRIAFDRPEVRNAFRPHTVDELYRALDHARRTPDVGTILLTGNGPSPKDGGWAFCSGGDQRIRGRSGYQYATNHDSDVAAAGADGVDEARAKVEGGRLHILEVQRLIRTMPKVVICLVNGWAAGGGHSLHVVCDLTLASREHAKFKQTDADVGSFDAGYGSAYLAKQVGQKFAREIFFLGEAIDAETMHQMGAVNRVVDHADLEDTAIEWGRKINTKSPTAQRMLKFAFNLTDDGLMGQQVFAGEATRLAYMTDEAVEGKDAFLEKREPNWDDFPYYY, translated from the coding sequence ATGACTGATTCCAGCAACAACCCCTTCAAACCCGAGCTGTGGCGCCCGGTAGATGCGCCGGGTGTAAACAACTTCACGGACATCACCTACCACCGCCATGTTGGCGAAGGCCGCGCCAACGGCATCGTCCGCATCGCCTTCGACCGCCCAGAGGTCCGCAACGCCTTCCGCCCGCACACCGTCGACGAGTTGTACCGGGCGCTGGATCACGCGCGCCGCACCCCGGACGTTGGCACGATTTTGCTGACCGGTAACGGGCCTTCCCCGAAGGACGGCGGCTGGGCGTTTTGCTCCGGCGGTGACCAGCGCATCCGCGGCCGTTCCGGTTATCAGTACGCCACCAACCACGATTCGGACGTCGCCGCCGCTGGCGCCGATGGGGTGGACGAGGCCCGCGCGAAGGTGGAGGGCGGCCGCCTGCACATTCTGGAGGTGCAGCGCCTGATCCGCACGATGCCGAAGGTTGTGATCTGCCTGGTTAACGGCTGGGCCGCCGGTGGCGGGCACAGCCTGCACGTGGTGTGCGACCTGACCCTGGCCTCCCGCGAGCACGCGAAGTTCAAGCAGACGGACGCCGACGTCGGCTCCTTCGACGCAGGCTATGGCTCCGCCTACCTGGCCAAGCAGGTGGGCCAGAAGTTTGCCCGCGAGATCTTCTTCCTCGGTGAGGCCATCGACGCTGAAACGATGCACCAGATGGGTGCCGTCAACCGGGTGGTGGACCACGCGGATCTGGAGGACACCGCCATCGAATGGGGCCGCAAGATCAACACCAAGTCCCCCACCGCGCAGCGCATGCTGAAGTTCGCCTTCAACCTAACCGACGATGGGTTGATGGGCCAGCAGGTCTTCGCGGGTGAGGCTACGCGCCTGGCCTACATGACCGACGAGGCCGTAGAAGGCAAGGATGCCTTCCTAGAAAAGCGCGAGCCGAACTGGGACGACTTCCCGTACTACTACTAA
- a CDS encoding DUF4229 domain-containing protein produces MAKDDVKAKDTTEDKNPSVDKGKAVRDIALYGFLRLVLFLVLTFIIHMVVVLLGMANYFPLLISMTLALILALPLSMFMFKGLRLRVTRQVAAWDADRQAHKQELRNQLRERLDD; encoded by the coding sequence GTGGCTAAAGATGATGTGAAGGCAAAGGACACGACGGAAGACAAGAACCCGTCGGTCGACAAGGGCAAGGCAGTACGCGACATTGCGCTCTACGGTTTCTTACGCCTGGTTTTGTTCCTGGTGCTGACGTTCATCATCCACATGGTTGTGGTGTTGCTGGGAATGGCGAACTACTTCCCGCTGCTGATCAGCATGACGTTGGCGCTGATCCTGGCTCTGCCGCTGTCGATGTTCATGTTCAAGGGCCTGCGGTTGCGGGTGACCCGGCAGGTGGCGGCGTGGGATGCCGATAGGCAGGCCCACAAGCAGGAGCTGCGTAACCAATTGCGCGAGCGCCTGGACGACTAA
- a CDS encoding o-succinylbenzoate synthase encodes MNHSAASSHLSFPLPSLAELLERADVVALPMRVPFRGVTVREALLIDAPSQWAEFAPFPEYEPAEASLWLRSAIQYGYGTSGSAPVNEWVAVNATIPAVDVDDQPGIIGELMARYPGCTTVKVKVAEKNALANDPAASMRQDVQRVRAVRQWYADQGVRAPRIRMDANGGWTVQQALEVVETLVADGPLDYVEQPCRTVAELAEVRQSLMRRGLFVRVAADEAIRKSADPITAVKEVTDAGACDVAVLKVPPLGGVDQLRRVASEVAQRGVSITVSSALDTAVGLGAGLQAAASLVHIDDDGMVAEPNAAGLATGTLFEHDLAERRIVDGRMHTGAVTPDADRLAEFRLTGERRDWWLDRLRAAYSYLAGGR; translated from the coding sequence ATGAACCATTCCGCCGCATCTTCCCACCTGTCTTTTCCGCTGCCGTCGCTCGCCGAGTTACTCGAGCGCGCCGACGTGGTTGCCCTGCCGATGCGGGTGCCCTTCCGTGGCGTGACTGTACGTGAGGCCCTTCTTATTGACGCCCCGTCCCAGTGGGCCGAGTTCGCCCCTTTTCCGGAATACGAACCGGCCGAGGCCTCCCTGTGGCTGCGTTCGGCGATCCAGTACGGCTATGGAACTAGCGGTTCAGCCCCCGTCAATGAGTGGGTGGCCGTCAACGCCACCATCCCCGCAGTGGACGTAGACGACCAGCCGGGGATCATCGGCGAGCTTATGGCACGCTACCCGGGCTGCACCACTGTGAAGGTCAAGGTCGCAGAGAAGAACGCCCTGGCCAACGACCCGGCCGCCAGCATGCGCCAAGATGTTCAGCGCGTCCGTGCAGTTCGGCAGTGGTATGCGGACCAGGGGGTTCGTGCCCCGAGGATCCGCATGGACGCCAACGGTGGCTGGACCGTCCAGCAAGCCCTGGAGGTCGTAGAAACCCTCGTCGCCGACGGTCCGCTGGATTATGTGGAGCAGCCCTGCCGCACCGTCGCCGAGCTGGCGGAGGTGCGCCAGAGCCTCATGCGGCGGGGATTGTTTGTGCGCGTTGCTGCCGACGAGGCCATCCGTAAGAGCGCGGATCCGATCACAGCGGTCAAGGAGGTTACCGACGCGGGGGCGTGCGACGTGGCCGTGCTCAAGGTGCCACCGCTCGGGGGCGTGGATCAGCTCCGCCGGGTGGCCAGCGAGGTCGCGCAACGCGGCGTATCCATCACGGTGAGTTCGGCCCTGGATACCGCGGTTGGCCTCGGCGCGGGTTTGCAGGCCGCCGCCAGCCTGGTGCACATCGATGACGATGGCATGGTCGCCGAACCCAACGCCGCCGGACTGGCCACCGGCACGCTCTTTGAACACGACCTCGCAGAACGGCGGATCGTCGATGGCCGCATGCACACCGGCGCCGTAACCCCCGATGCCGACCGGCTGGCGGAGTTCCGCCTTACCGGCGAGCGACGTGATTGGTGGCTGGACCGCCTGCGTGCGGCTTATAGCTACCTAGCGGGCGGAAGGTAG
- a CDS encoding ABC transporter permease, producing the protein MIRLYARSSLGWIMLAGACVITLTEVLFQLELLKAPYQQWGLIESNLSNSLVVVMPLVGGIAAVLQVLGHSPGRISTMAGTRVSPYGQSIWTTLTWLAVSIFSVVAVLLICFSFAIATAGGGTPEFKLYLAILGSIVFSVFLGHVIGYLAADLKVSLIAVALLAVLPMSAVNGFSTLRFIPILPAEKLPSFIYSDSWLNRQLLLGLVFIVILVLALYSAGATRSRGVISRVTMSLAAPIAVFIIALVSPAGPVEVFEYSASAREKQVCEVVGERTVCVHEENQPELARIRTSLNAVDDVVGRSRAGFYEMKDSSLVDTAKPLPYGVGIVELKPGQGSRFGALLIEAISGVLVCGPESSESAVNTSFEVNDWLLSRVPVTARETFSSEPDHPKERQFNDVQMEMIVQEHSKELSTCSYSGGTNAAS; encoded by the coding sequence ATGATTAGATTGTATGCTCGGTCTTCCCTCGGTTGGATCATGCTTGCGGGTGCCTGTGTAATTACCTTAACGGAAGTCCTCTTTCAACTTGAGCTGTTGAAGGCTCCCTATCAGCAGTGGGGTCTTATTGAGTCGAACTTGTCGAACTCACTTGTCGTCGTGATGCCACTTGTAGGCGGGATAGCTGCGGTGCTGCAGGTCCTCGGGCACTCTCCGGGGCGGATAAGCACTATGGCAGGAACTCGAGTTAGCCCTTACGGGCAGTCTATCTGGACAACATTAACGTGGTTAGCGGTGTCTATATTTAGCGTTGTTGCCGTACTGCTTATCTGCTTCAGCTTTGCTATTGCAACAGCTGGGGGTGGAACACCGGAGTTTAAACTATACCTGGCCATCTTAGGATCGATTGTATTTTCGGTGTTTCTTGGTCATGTCATTGGCTACTTGGCTGCTGATCTGAAAGTATCCCTGATTGCGGTTGCCCTTCTCGCTGTGCTTCCCATGTCTGCAGTTAATGGATTTTCGACCTTGCGGTTTATTCCGATACTTCCGGCTGAGAAGCTACCTAGTTTCATTTATTCAGATAGTTGGCTGAACCGGCAATTACTGTTGGGGCTTGTCTTTATAGTGATTTTGGTTCTTGCTCTCTATAGTGCTGGCGCTACGAGGTCTCGGGGTGTCATTTCTAGAGTGACTATGTCCTTGGCTGCCCCTATCGCTGTGTTTATCATCGCTTTGGTTTCGCCTGCCGGCCCCGTGGAGGTTTTTGAGTATTCTGCCTCTGCCAGAGAAAAACAGGTCTGTGAAGTAGTTGGTGAGCGCACAGTGTGTGTACACGAGGAGAACCAGCCCGAATTAGCAAGAATTAGAACCTCGCTCAATGCAGTCGATGATGTTGTAGGGAGGTCGAGGGCGGGTTTCTATGAAATGAAAGATTCGTCCCTGGTCGATACAGCGAAGCCTTTGCCTTATGGCGTTGGAATTGTAGAGCTTAAGCCTGGTCAAGGATCTCGTTTTGGTGCTTTATTGATCGAGGCTATTTCCGGAGTTCTAGTGTGTGGACCGGAATCCTCCGAGTCTGCTGTCAACACTTCTTTCGAAGTTAACGACTGGCTGTTGTCTAGGGTTCCAGTCACGGCCCGTGAAACTTTTAGTAGCGAACCAGACCATCCTAAAGAGCGACAGTTTAATGACGTTCAGATGGAAATGATCGTGCAGGAACACAGTAAAGAACTGAGTACCTGCAGTTATTCTGGCGGTACCAATGCAGCTTCTTAA
- a CDS encoding 1,4-dihydroxy-2-naphthoate polyprenyltransferase, translated as MTSTPRQYPGATPAQWLEGARPHTWANAVAPVLAGTAAATLAGEANPLRAVLAGIVALAMIVGVNYANDYSDGIKGTDDDRSGPLRLTGSGLVEPKKVKYAAFASFGVGAVAGIALSLLSAWWLVLVGAACIAGAWFYTGGKNPYGYRGLGEVAVFVFFGLVAVLGTEFTQTGSVSWRGLLLAIAVGSLSSAVNLANNLRDIPTDAATGKITLAVRLGDANTRRLWVGLVSLAVIVTIAISIGHWWGLIALLAVPLFVVAARPVTGGAEGRALIPVLGMLGRGMLLWSVLEFAAALLA; from the coding sequence ATGACTTCCACTCCCAGGCAGTATCCCGGCGCGACCCCGGCCCAGTGGCTGGAGGGAGCGCGCCCGCACACCTGGGCAAACGCCGTTGCCCCGGTGCTGGCTGGCACCGCGGCGGCCACCCTGGCAGGCGAGGCGAACCCACTTCGAGCCGTACTGGCCGGGATTGTGGCTCTGGCGATGATCGTCGGCGTGAACTACGCCAACGACTATTCCGATGGCATCAAGGGGACGGACGATGACCGCTCCGGCCCGCTGCGCCTAACCGGCAGTGGGCTCGTGGAGCCGAAGAAGGTCAAGTACGCGGCATTCGCCTCCTTCGGCGTGGGAGCGGTCGCCGGCATCGCGTTGAGCCTGCTGAGCGCCTGGTGGCTGGTCCTCGTCGGCGCAGCCTGCATCGCGGGCGCATGGTTCTACACCGGCGGCAAGAACCCCTACGGCTACCGAGGACTGGGCGAAGTCGCGGTGTTCGTGTTCTTCGGCCTGGTCGCGGTGCTGGGAACGGAATTCACCCAGACCGGCAGCGTGAGCTGGCGCGGCCTGCTGCTGGCCATCGCCGTCGGCAGCCTATCCAGCGCCGTGAACCTAGCCAACAACTTGCGGGACATTCCTACTGACGCCGCCACCGGCAAGATCACCCTGGCCGTTCGCCTGGGGGACGCAAACACCCGCCGCCTGTGGGTGGGGCTTGTTTCCCTGGCGGTAATCGTCACTATCGCCATCAGCATCGGCCACTGGTGGGGGCTTATCGCCCTGCTGGCGGTTCCACTATTCGTGGTGGCAGCCCGCCCGGTGACCGGCGGCGCGGAGGGCCGGGCGCTGATTCCCGTGCTGGGCATGCTGGGCCGCGGAATGCTGCTGTGGTCGGTACTGGAGTTTGCCGCCGCCCTGCTGGCCTAA
- a CDS encoding AMP-binding protein — MTGNSSLVPLQPTVISAASPELFATSLEALKRLLAEEISILPLPADWEQSCPDLPKQMRAGSSLADDLVAPGTLIACTSGSTGTPKGAVLGSRQLTTSADATASFIGRHYQAQPGAWLLTLPAHHIAGLQVMLRSLRAGYTPLAAAHLQAQHLQAQRAHAGARFTATGFIADTEALAETYPDVDLYTSLVPAQLERIAEDPAAVKALKRYACVLVGGAAAREGVIKKMAEEGAQIALTYGSSETAGGMVYNGQPLPGAQVRIDGADERGAGRVRISGPMVADGYRNVDSAEAFPVAGEFVTSDIGVVDGGEESGGTLRILGRADGAINTGGYKVLPEEVEKAICQQVPGAEAAFTAGVEDPKYAEFGESIGALVVLREAGNGAAEHPREVTDLVREAMRGQAGPSLIPRRAWAIREMPTTGPGKTDRQQAAAMLDELYGQPHS, encoded by the coding sequence ATGACCGGAAACTCTTCCCTCGTCCCCCTGCAGCCGACCGTCATCAGCGCGGCCTCGCCCGAGCTTTTCGCCACCTCCCTGGAGGCTCTAAAGCGGCTGCTCGCGGAGGAAATCTCCATCCTCCCCCTCCCCGCGGACTGGGAACAATCCTGCCCCGACCTGCCGAAACAAATGCGCGCAGGGAGTTCCTTGGCAGACGATCTGGTGGCGCCAGGCACGCTCATCGCCTGCACCTCTGGCTCCACAGGCACGCCGAAGGGTGCGGTGCTCGGGTCGCGGCAACTCACCACTAGTGCGGACGCCACCGCCTCCTTCATCGGGCGCCATTACCAAGCGCAGCCGGGGGCGTGGCTGCTCACACTTCCGGCCCATCACATCGCAGGACTGCAAGTGATGCTCCGCAGCCTTCGAGCGGGCTACACTCCCCTGGCCGCCGCGCACCTGCAAGCCCAACACCTACAAGCTCAGCGCGCGCACGCCGGCGCGCGCTTCACCGCAACCGGCTTCATCGCAGACACAGAAGCATTGGCGGAAACCTACCCGGACGTGGACCTCTACACCTCCCTCGTACCCGCACAGCTGGAAAGAATCGCTGAAGACCCCGCCGCCGTTAAAGCACTGAAACGCTACGCCTGCGTGCTGGTGGGTGGCGCGGCGGCGCGTGAGGGCGTCATAAAAAAGATGGCCGAGGAAGGAGCACAGATCGCGCTGACCTACGGCTCCAGCGAGACGGCGGGCGGGATGGTGTACAACGGCCAACCCCTGCCGGGCGCGCAGGTGCGGATCGACGGCGCGGACGAGCGCGGGGCCGGGCGTGTGCGGATCAGCGGGCCGATGGTGGCGGACGGGTATCGCAACGTCGATTCGGCGGAGGCGTTTCCGGTGGCAGGTGAGTTCGTGACTTCCGACATCGGAGTTGTGGACGGCGGCGAAGAGTCAGGCGGCACGCTGCGGATTCTCGGGCGCGCCGACGGGGCCATCAACACCGGCGGCTACAAGGTGCTCCCAGAAGAGGTGGAAAAGGCCATCTGCCAGCAGGTTCCAGGAGCCGAGGCTGCCTTTACGGCAGGCGTGGAGGATCCCAAGTACGCGGAGTTCGGCGAGTCAATCGGGGCGCTGGTAGTACTGCGAGAGGCTGGCAACGGCGCGGCCGAGCACCCCCGCGAAGTGACCGACCTGGTGCGCGAGGCAATGCGCGGGCAGGCGGGGCCAAGTCTGATTCCCCGGCGCGCCTGGGCTATCCGCGAGATGCCGACCACTGGGCCGGGCAAGACCGACCGGCAGCAAGCCGCCGCGATGCTGGACGAGCTCTACGGGCAGCCGCACTCGTAA
- a CDS encoding pseudouridine synthase, whose amino-acid sequence MNHSEPQTLIVSDSQADRRLDKYIRSQVKGVPATVLFRLMRTKQITVNGAKCKPDQRTVAGDKVRLPALEVAAEKPTPTGDRKAAEQLARRLSRHIVFEDGALLVVNKPANIAVHVGSGVKAGVIEALRVLRPKEKELELAHRLDKETSGLLIVAKNSKMLRHLQGLLRTGGEDIQRYYLAVVAGGMKRGGGQPRRIDVPLRKTGAATVVDRRAGQRAETKVWVKKPWGDCGHPRGDTAVDRLEAPDPRAPAASGPPDHRGLSLRESRC is encoded by the coding sequence ATGAATCATTCCGAACCTCAGACCCTGATTGTGAGCGACTCGCAGGCGGATCGCCGCCTGGATAAATACATCCGCTCGCAGGTCAAGGGCGTACCCGCCACGGTGCTGTTCCGCCTGATGCGCACCAAGCAGATCACCGTCAACGGCGCCAAGTGTAAACCCGACCAGCGCACCGTTGCCGGCGACAAGGTTCGCTTGCCCGCCCTGGAAGTCGCCGCGGAGAAACCGACGCCTACGGGGGATCGCAAGGCGGCGGAACAATTGGCCCGCAGGCTGTCCCGGCATATCGTTTTTGAGGATGGCGCCCTGCTTGTGGTGAATAAGCCTGCCAACATCGCCGTGCATGTGGGCAGCGGGGTCAAGGCTGGGGTGATCGAGGCGCTGCGCGTGCTACGGCCGAAGGAAAAGGAACTAGAGCTGGCGCACCGGCTGGACAAGGAGACCTCTGGCCTGCTGATAGTGGCGAAGAATTCGAAGATGCTGCGGCATCTTCAGGGGCTCCTGCGTACCGGCGGGGAGGACATCCAGCGCTACTACCTGGCGGTGGTTGCCGGTGGGATGAAAAGGGGCGGCGGGCAGCCGCGACGGATAGATGTGCCACTGCGCAAAACCGGGGCGGCCACGGTGGTGGATCGTCGCGCCGGGCAGCGGGCGGAAACGAAGGTGTGGGTGAAGAAACCGTGGGGGGACTGCGGGCACCCTCGTGGAGACACAGCTGTTGACAGGCTGGAAGCACCAGATCCGCGTGCACCTGCAGCATCTGGGCCACCCGATCATCGGGGACTCTCGTTACGGGAATCCCGCTGCTAA